The following coding sequences are from one Microbulbifer sp. TB1203 window:
- a CDS encoding PadR family transcriptional regulator, whose product MVHSMEGKVTLAPDRLNKLIMEMRRGVVILAVLRALGSSHYGYSLRKRLAAIGLEMDEGTLYPLLRRLEDQGLLTSEWKLQDGRKRRFYRISEDGETALQQMAAEWRKLNGAIEQLGEKT is encoded by the coding sequence GTGGTACACAGTATGGAGGGCAAGGTGACGCTTGCGCCGGACCGTCTGAACAAACTGATTATGGAAATGCGCCGCGGGGTGGTGATCCTGGCCGTGCTGCGGGCGCTGGGCAGTTCCCATTACGGCTATTCCCTGCGCAAACGCTTGGCCGCCATTGGCCTGGAAATGGACGAGGGAACTCTCTATCCGCTGCTCAGGCGGCTGGAGGACCAGGGGCTACTGACCAGTGAGTGGAAGCTCCAGGACGGCCGCAAAAGGCGCTTCTACCGAATCAGTGAAGACGGCGAAACCGCCCTGCAACAGATGGCGGCGGAGTGGCGGAAGCTCAACGGCGCCATTGAACAACTCGGGGAGAAAACGTGA